The proteins below are encoded in one region of Aquisphaera giovannonii:
- a CDS encoding TolC family protein — protein sequence MSRPSLVVAIPAFAVGIAIAASTGGSVLAQSASPLANPASTAVPEPLPTVAREPGTSAVASADANKEGAPPPPPVSPPTILHPETRPIDLNTALQLAGVQNPELNAARQRVLESVALRQLAAAQFLPSINPGMNYDSHAGNLQQSNGNILSVNRSAVYVGAGSMAVAAGTVAVPGVFLSGNTALGVFRYLESRQFVRQREFENVAIRNQVFLRTVVAFSELLRSEARHAVALQNREEARGIARLTRDYAETGQGRMADANRAATELQRREAYLKGVEAELVAASAALCQVLNLDPTLRLHPTDAFVVPQPLVPDPIPVNELIALGLLQRPELGAQRASIIQGILALQTAKLLPFSPTVYLGFSAGGFGGGSNLVRPILGGFGGRTDFDVAAYWTIQNLGVGNLAMIRGADANLQVRRFEQLEVLNMVREQIAESYARTHARFAQIETNEAATRSGLLSFTQDLTRIRYRSRDVLPIELLDSFRLLAQARIDYADAIVDYNEAQFQLYVALGQPPANSLARPVPTQGITPSGVTGDNPRVTGPARSAGTTPPNSVPPATPPSR from the coding sequence GTGAGCCGACCTTCTCTGGTCGTCGCGATCCCCGCATTCGCCGTGGGTATCGCGATCGCCGCAAGCACGGGAGGCAGCGTCCTGGCGCAATCCGCCTCCCCTCTCGCCAATCCCGCCAGCACGGCCGTCCCGGAGCCGCTCCCGACCGTCGCCCGCGAGCCCGGCACATCCGCGGTCGCATCCGCCGACGCCAACAAAGAAGGGGCACCTCCCCCTCCGCCGGTGTCACCGCCGACGATCCTTCACCCCGAAACACGCCCCATCGACCTGAACACGGCGCTGCAGCTTGCCGGGGTGCAGAATCCCGAGCTGAATGCGGCGCGTCAGCGGGTCCTGGAGTCGGTCGCGTTGCGACAGCTCGCGGCCGCCCAGTTCTTGCCGTCGATCAATCCCGGCATGAACTACGACAGCCATGCCGGCAACCTCCAGCAATCCAACGGAAACATCCTCTCGGTCAACCGCAGCGCGGTTTACGTCGGCGCCGGCAGCATGGCCGTGGCGGCCGGCACGGTGGCGGTCCCGGGCGTCTTCCTGAGCGGGAATACGGCCCTCGGCGTCTTCCGGTATCTGGAGAGCCGACAGTTCGTCCGCCAGCGCGAATTCGAGAACGTCGCGATCCGCAATCAGGTCTTCCTGCGGACCGTGGTGGCCTTCAGCGAGCTGCTCCGCTCGGAGGCCCGTCACGCCGTGGCGCTGCAGAACCGCGAGGAGGCCCGGGGTATCGCCCGGCTGACTCGCGACTACGCGGAGACGGGCCAGGGACGCATGGCCGACGCCAATCGCGCCGCCACCGAGCTCCAGCGACGTGAGGCCTATCTCAAGGGCGTCGAGGCCGAGCTCGTGGCCGCCTCCGCGGCACTCTGCCAGGTCCTGAACCTGGATCCCACGCTCCGACTCCACCCGACCGACGCGTTCGTCGTGCCCCAGCCCCTGGTCCCCGACCCGATCCCGGTGAACGAGCTGATCGCGCTGGGGCTTCTCCAGAGGCCGGAGCTGGGCGCGCAGAGGGCGTCGATCATCCAGGGGATCCTCGCCCTGCAGACGGCCAAGCTCCTCCCCTTCTCGCCGACGGTCTACCTGGGCTTCAGCGCGGGCGGCTTCGGCGGGGGCAGCAACCTCGTCCGCCCGATCCTGGGCGGTTTCGGCGGCCGGACGGATTTCGACGTGGCCGCCTACTGGACGATCCAGAACCTGGGCGTGGGCAACCTCGCCATGATCCGCGGGGCAGACGCCAACCTCCAGGTCCGTCGCTTCGAGCAGCTCGAGGTCCTGAACATGGTCCGCGAGCAGATCGCCGAGTCCTACGCGAGGACGCATGCCCGCTTCGCCCAGATCGAGACGAACGAGGCGGCCACGAGGTCTGGCCTCCTGTCGTTCACCCAGGACCTGACGCGGATCCGCTACCGGTCGCGCGACGTGCTGCCGATCGAGCTGCTCGACAGCTTCCGGCTGCTGGCCCAGGCGCGCATCGACTACGCCGACGCCATCGTCGACTACAACGAGGCCCAGTTCCAGCTCTATGTCGCCCTTGGGCAGCCGCCCGCCAACTCCCTGGCCCGCCCCGTCCCGACCCAGGGCATCACGCCGAGCGGCGTGACGGGGGACAATCCCCGCGTCACCGGACCCGCCCGATCGGCCGGCACGACGCCCCCGAATTCCGTTCCCCCGGCGACGCCGCCGAGTCGTTGA
- a CDS encoding TolC family protein: protein MRSAHVALALALAVCSPGLAVPCSAGEAPSAPPGASRVAARESPGEGKAEAPDRSPAAGIPTPGPTEASAPPEPEAETEEERKAATRRQDLEQRVPSPAEIPPTPAYPIDLYTALRLADAENPTIAAARARIAEALAAQTAARVILLPSLNAGSNLRIHTGNLQRSSGRILNVTEQSLYFGGGSLAFAAGTVDVPAVNIFASLTEAWFEPLAAHQFVVGNRFRAMSTANEVLQDVAVLYLELLARQEILEIQRLNEKQVYDLAVNVNNFAIAGERRIADANRAQAEWKLHRAAVQRAEEEVAVVAARFAARLNLDPSIRLHAAGGALAPIDLIDLNTEVFDLVQYALRQRPDLAARAADVERAEYQYRREVARPLLPTLWMGYSGGAFGGGSNVVPPLMGHFGGRSDFDVRVYWTLMNLGAGNLSLIHRGQARVGEAEAQRVRAINQARREIAASRAEALAERARIEIARRELASAESGFREDRDRSRQNLGRPIEVLNSLNLVATARVNVVRAVMAYDQAQFRLFVALGSPPPLPQPAIDEPSPPPVTTPLHGPLPVRGHPIHLGLE from the coding sequence GTGCGGTCCGCTCACGTCGCCCTCGCCCTCGCCCTCGCGGTCTGCTCGCCGGGCTTGGCGGTCCCGTGCAGTGCCGGGGAGGCGCCTTCCGCGCCCCCCGGCGCGAGCCGCGTCGCGGCTCGTGAGTCGCCCGGCGAGGGGAAGGCGGAGGCGCCGGACCGATCGCCCGCCGCCGGCATCCCGACGCCCGGGCCGACCGAAGCCTCCGCGCCGCCCGAGCCCGAGGCCGAGACGGAGGAGGAGCGGAAGGCCGCGACCCGGCGCCAGGATCTCGAGCAGCGCGTCCCTTCGCCGGCCGAGATCCCGCCAACCCCCGCCTACCCCATCGACCTCTACACCGCCCTGCGGCTGGCCGACGCGGAGAACCCCACGATCGCCGCGGCACGGGCCAGGATCGCCGAGGCGCTCGCCGCCCAGACCGCCGCGAGGGTCATCCTCCTGCCCTCGCTCAACGCCGGATCCAACCTGCGCATCCACACGGGGAACCTCCAGCGGTCCTCCGGCCGTATCCTCAACGTGACCGAGCAGTCGCTCTATTTCGGGGGCGGGTCGCTGGCGTTCGCGGCGGGGACGGTGGACGTCCCGGCCGTCAACATCTTCGCCTCCCTCACGGAGGCCTGGTTCGAGCCCCTCGCCGCCCATCAGTTCGTCGTCGGCAATCGCTTCCGCGCCATGTCCACGGCCAACGAGGTGCTCCAGGACGTGGCGGTGCTCTACCTGGAGCTGCTCGCGCGGCAGGAGATCCTGGAGATCCAGCGCCTCAACGAGAAGCAGGTCTACGACCTCGCGGTGAACGTCAACAACTTCGCCATCGCGGGTGAGCGGAGGATCGCCGACGCCAATCGCGCCCAGGCCGAATGGAAGCTCCACCGGGCGGCCGTCCAGCGCGCCGAGGAGGAGGTCGCGGTCGTCGCGGCCCGGTTCGCCGCGCGGCTCAACCTGGACCCGTCCATCCGTCTCCACGCCGCCGGCGGTGCGCTGGCGCCGATCGACCTCATCGACCTGAACACGGAGGTCTTCGACCTCGTCCAGTATGCCCTGAGGCAACGCCCCGACCTGGCGGCTCGGGCCGCCGACGTGGAGAGGGCCGAATACCAGTATCGGCGCGAGGTCGCCCGGCCGCTCCTTCCCACCCTCTGGATGGGCTACAGCGGCGGGGCCTTCGGCGGTGGGAGCAATGTCGTGCCCCCGCTCATGGGCCATTTCGGCGGCCGATCCGACTTCGACGTCCGCGTCTACTGGACGCTGATGAACCTCGGCGCCGGCAACCTCTCCCTCATCCACCGCGGCCAGGCCCGCGTGGGCGAGGCCGAGGCCCAGCGGGTCCGGGCCATCAACCAGGCGCGCCGCGAGATCGCGGCGTCCCGGGCCGAGGCGCTGGCGGAGAGGGCCCGCATCGAGATCGCCCGCCGCGAGCTCGCCTCGGCGGAGTCGGGCTTTCGCGAGGACCGCGATCGGAGCCGCCAGAACCTGGGACGGCCCATCGAGGTCCTGAACAGTTTGAACCTGGTGGCGACCGCCCGCGTGAACGTCGTCCGGGCGGTGATGGCCTACGACCAGGCCCAGTTCCGCCTGTTCGTCGCCCTCGGCTCGCCGCCCCCGCTGCCGCAGCCGGCGATCGACGAGCCCTCGCCGCCGCCGGTCACCACGCCCCTCCACGGCCCCTTGCCCGTCCGCGGCCATCCGATCCATCTCGGGCTGGAATGA